In Nitrospinota bacterium, a single window of DNA contains:
- a CDS encoding tetratricopeptide repeat protein — MGGPIQEMFSLKILDPSFADIWFIEGSTPQQEDSETCNVYVLDEGRVVIDTGNISELAWYINEHFPVAHVEKIIITHPHFDHTTGLSILLAISNPKVYMHPEALGYTYMGGLSFSKMTKEAGREDQVIPVSDGDVIEVGPRTLEVIHTPGHMIGGICLYDRASQSLFSQDIVFPSTHETSYLSAPDNKFGDIKDLVESLKKLLGYPVKNLFPGHFLPTLDDGGEHVKNAYKETVKHFVEDKTRREEEGWVKLAAALADHGRLDEAVEYFDLVLTMNPNHSAALLSKALSLTELGRFEEALEILQKIVAANPDLEEASIGMGFCLLGLGRKDEALEVEAFKAKIGQL, encoded by the coding sequence ATGGGCGGGCCCATTCAGGAGATGTTCTCTCTGAAGATCCTCGACCCCTCCTTCGCTGATATCTGGTTTATCGAAGGCTCCACTCCTCAACAAGAGGATTCGGAGACGTGCAACGTTTACGTCCTCGATGAGGGCCGCGTCGTCATCGATACGGGCAATATCTCCGAGCTCGCCTGGTACATCAACGAACACTTCCCTGTCGCCCATGTGGAAAAAATCATTATCACCCACCCTCACTTCGACCACACGACGGGGCTCTCAATTTTGCTGGCGATTTCCAACCCGAAGGTCTATATGCACCCCGAGGCCCTCGGATATACCTACATGGGGGGGCTCAGTTTCTCGAAGATGACCAAAGAGGCTGGGCGAGAGGATCAGGTCATCCCGGTATCCGACGGCGACGTGATTGAGGTCGGCCCGCGCACCTTGGAAGTCATCCACACCCCGGGCCACATGATCGGCGGGATATGTCTGTACGATCGGGCGAGCCAGAGTCTCTTCAGCCAAGACATCGTCTTTCCCTCAACACACGAGACGAGCTACTTGAGCGCTCCTGATAACAAGTTTGGAGATATCAAAGACCTTGTAGAGTCGCTTAAGAAGCTTCTGGGCTACCCGGTGAAGAATCTATTCCCCGGTCACTTCTTGCCGACCCTGGACGACGGGGGCGAGCATGTCAAGAACGCTTACAAGGAGACGGTGAAGCACTTTGTAGAAGATAAGACGCGGCGGGAGGAGGAGGGTTGGGTCAAGCTAGCCGCTGCTCTGGCCGATCACGGGCGACTTGATGAGGCCGTGGAATACTTTGACTTGGTCTTGACGATGAATCCCAACCACTCGGCGGCCCTGCTCTCCAAAGCTCTGTCGCTTACGGAACTCGGCCGGTTTGAAGAAGCCTTGGAAATCTTACAGAAAATTGTTGCGGCCAACCCGGACCTCGAGGAGGCCTCCATCGGGATGGGCTTCTGTTTGCTGGGGCTCGGCCGAAAAGACGAGGCCCTGGAGGTCGAGGCCTTCAAAGCGAAAATCGGGCAGTTGTAA
- a CDS encoding tetratricopeptide repeat protein: MAGKLNEDKDFQAANEAFEKGRFAEAMELLSKVSERYPDEPELRERLGLFEFERAMKRMEDDTSTSADWRGVIESLETTMEVGGNPKIANSLAVAHHNLGVCLNQQESFAEAKEHFKRALAIDPELTDASISLAINYADQGELETAEEHLREVVDRSPSLLQARQALGLILSTQGKEAEAVEEFKRAQPPDRDDATVHYNRGVSHANQGETEEAEEAFRQALEFNPEFVPALYNLGLILREGGNYSGAERCFEEVTRIDPDTPSSYFCLATLYERRDRDLAIPIWERYLEMAGKLPSEAEMVAKVTLHLTSLKKKKAEEDT, from the coding sequence ATGGCCGGAAAGCTCAACGAAGATAAAGACTTCCAGGCTGCCAATGAAGCCTTCGAGAAGGGTCGATTCGCCGAGGCGATGGAGCTCCTCAGCAAGGTATCCGAGCGGTATCCTGATGAGCCGGAGCTTCGTGAGCGGCTGGGTCTTTTCGAGTTTGAACGCGCCATGAAGCGCATGGAGGACGACACTTCCACCTCTGCCGACTGGCGGGGGGTCATCGAAAGCTTAGAGACAACGATGGAGGTCGGAGGCAACCCCAAGATTGCCAACAGCCTTGCCGTCGCCCACCATAACCTCGGGGTCTGCTTAAACCAGCAGGAGTCCTTCGCCGAGGCCAAGGAACACTTCAAACGGGCGCTGGCCATCGACCCTGAGCTGACCGACGCCTCCATCAGCCTGGCCATCAACTACGCCGACCAAGGGGAGCTCGAGACAGCCGAGGAGCACCTGCGGGAGGTCGTTGACCGCTCCCCCAGCCTTCTTCAGGCCCGACAGGCCCTGGGGTTGATCTTAAGCACCCAGGGTAAAGAAGCCGAAGCGGTGGAGGAATTCAAGAGAGCACAGCCCCCGGACCGGGACGACGCAACCGTCCACTACAACCGGGGGGTATCGCATGCTAACCAGGGCGAGACTGAGGAGGCCGAAGAGGCCTTTCGCCAAGCCTTAGAATTCAACCCCGAATTTGTCCCGGCCCTTTACAACCTAGGGCTCATTTTGCGCGAGGGAGGCAACTATTCCGGGGCTGAGCGTTGTTTCGAGGAGGTAACTCGAATCGACCCTGACACGCCAAGCAGCTACTTTTGTCTGGCGACCCTCTACGAACGGCGCGACCGTGATCTCGCAATCCCCATATGGGAAAGGTATCTGGAAATGGCAGGGAAGCTACCGAGCGAGGCCGAGATGGTGGCCAAAGTGACCCTCCATCTAACGTCGTTGAAGAAGAAAAAGGCCGAAGAGGATACGTAA
- a CDS encoding tetratricopeptide repeat protein — protein MSDSLDGAVDALARAGRAFMIGRWADALEAYQEAISLDDKSAETRAQAGRCRLRLGRASEAADDLEAAIAVAENPEVSWWVELGDAYLQNGDEDRAAANFQAALERDPNRAEAFAGMGVLYIRNRAYQMAKTALERAVELGPLEPSLAGARNNLAIVYCYFGDYKRAADELDAASNLGFPVDPSFREKLAKQIIGQRQAHQEEPS, from the coding sequence ATGAGTGATAGCCTCGATGGCGCCGTTGATGCTTTGGCCCGTGCCGGGCGGGCCTTCATGATAGGCCGATGGGCCGATGCCCTGGAGGCCTACCAGGAGGCCATCTCGCTCGATGACAAATCCGCCGAGACCCGGGCGCAGGCGGGACGCTGCCGGCTTCGGCTAGGGCGCGCGAGTGAGGCGGCGGACGACCTGGAGGCGGCAATTGCCGTGGCCGAGAATCCCGAGGTATCGTGGTGGGTTGAGCTTGGGGACGCCTACTTACAGAATGGCGACGAAGACCGAGCGGCAGCGAACTTCCAGGCGGCGCTTGAACGCGATCCCAATCGAGCCGAAGCTTTCGCCGGGATGGGCGTGCTGTACATCCGTAACCGAGCCTACCAGATGGCCAAGACCGCCCTGGAGCGGGCCGTGGAACTCGGGCCGCTCGAGCCAAGCCTCGCCGGCGCCCGAAACAACCTGGCTATCGTTTACTGCTACTTTGGTGATTACAAACGGGCGGCCGATGAACTGGATGCCGCAAGCAACTTGGGCTTTCCGGTCGATCCTTCCTTCCGCGAGAAGCTGGCCAAACAGATTATTGGTCAACGCCAAGCCCACCAGGAGGAGCCGTCATGA
- a CDS encoding alpha/beta fold hydrolase, with protein MEIERVNDCRASDGAAVPAYLILPEVPTRGAAVVAHGYASSKEAVIGLGVKVAEDGWAALVIDLRGHGEHPAPLGEEILGDINGAVGYCRERWPGLPVAVIGHSLAGRLALMSEADLLVAISPAVPSKPSLEGREVLTKLSSTKVNQASPEAVLMLLQALGPVPDRQVPTLLLRGAGDIPSLIEGIDAVAGELSQAELVEVSLHQLPDVMLEGDIAAYLARWLNHGELPVNPEVSAKLTRWLSGQAPLGEP; from the coding sequence ATGGAGATTGAACGCGTCAACGACTGCCGAGCTTCCGACGGTGCGGCGGTCCCTGCCTACCTCATCCTTCCCGAAGTCCCCACGAGGGGAGCGGCCGTCGTCGCTCACGGCTACGCCTCGTCCAAAGAGGCCGTTATAGGGCTGGGGGTCAAGGTGGCCGAAGACGGCTGGGCCGCCTTGGTTATCGATCTCAGAGGACACGGCGAGCACCCAGCTCCCTTGGGCGAGGAGATCTTAGGCGACATCAACGGCGCCGTGGGATACTGCCGAGAGCGATGGCCGGGGCTCCCGGTAGCCGTCATCGGCCACTCCCTGGCCGGGCGGCTCGCATTGATGAGCGAGGCCGACCTGCTGGTGGCCATCTCGCCGGCGGTCCCCTCAAAGCCCTCGCTGGAGGGCCGGGAGGTCTTGACGAAGCTCTCCTCCACAAAAGTCAACCAGGCCTCTCCCGAGGCCGTACTTATGCTTCTCCAGGCTCTGGGCCCCGTGCCGGACAGGCAGGTGCCAACTCTCCTGCTTCGCGGGGCGGGAGACATCCCCTCACTAATTGAAGGCATCGACGCCGTCGCCGGGGAGCTCAGCCAGGCGGAGCTCGTCGAAGTGAGTCTCCATCAACTCCCCGATGTGATGCTAGAGGGAGATATCGCGGCCTACCTGGCCCGATGGTTGAACCACGGGGAGCTGCCCGTCAATCCCGAGGTCTCTGCCAAGCTAACCCGGTGGCTGAGCGGGCAGGCTCCTTTGGGGGAGCCTTGA